One window of Deinococcus sp. Leaf326 genomic DNA carries:
- a CDS encoding 3'-5' exonuclease codes for MTHAPTDPLLFGHDPTPGIVSVHADLSGRALVWRREAEQIILERTRYRSWLYARDLVDVEHLGTRLATHDNHAPFSARELPGEPGSLRYLLTARDGQALRRAVLTGATGRLGRPITSLYDLSGYYTVGPTEQYLMTSGRTYFKGMSFDDPHRLQFDLETTSLSPESGRIFMIAVRDNRGFERVLEARRAAQEPDLIQALLQVIQDRDPDILENHNIMAFDLPFLIRRAQVHGLTLNLGRSGGPSGVWKVQDGRSTPHWACAGREIVDTIDAVRRLDLPSASLKVVSQLFGIAPEDRVYIEGAQIAETYRTHPATVRKYALQDVEEVEALARRVLAPAFALAKMAPRPYHRLPYAGTATGMLEPMLVRAYLQAGRALPGPPERSDEPHRGGTVHLYAEGVLPRVVKADIASMYPSLIRADRIGPRSDPLGVFLHLMDHLTALRLEHKAAARRGDPGEHDAMQSAMKLVVNSGYGYLGAGRLALFQDRAAADQVTRRGREVLAQVVEALRTRGMTLIEADTDGVFFSTPEGWTEADERRLIADLDATLPAGVTLEFDGRAQAMLSHEVKNYALLRHDGRLELRGAAFESSRTEAYGRAFLQQALRVLLSGNVPGVRQAFLDTQHALETRACTNADVASRVRLTKSPEQYAATRGSRREATYEALHALGWSWRAGERVSLYHRMGQGLTPLDVNPDGRDYDVGHYTAALVGTYATRLRKGLAPSDFGQLFDASTQPGLFDRPFTEMHPTWAPTASPMTP; via the coding sequence GTGACGCACGCCCCTACTGACCCCCTGCTTTTCGGACACGATCCCACCCCAGGCATCGTGTCCGTTCACGCCGACCTCTCCGGCCGGGCCCTGGTCTGGCGCCGCGAGGCGGAGCAGATCATCCTGGAACGCACGCGCTATCGCTCCTGGCTCTACGCCCGCGACCTCGTCGATGTCGAGCACCTCGGCACACGCCTGGCCACCCACGACAATCACGCCCCCTTCAGTGCCCGCGAGCTGCCCGGGGAACCTGGGAGCCTGCGCTACCTCCTCACGGCCCGCGACGGTCAGGCCCTCCGGCGCGCCGTCCTCACCGGCGCCACCGGGCGCCTCGGCCGCCCCATCACCAGCCTGTACGACCTCTCCGGCTATTACACGGTCGGCCCCACTGAGCAGTACCTCATGACGTCGGGCCGCACGTACTTCAAAGGCATGAGCTTCGATGATCCCCACCGCCTCCAGTTCGACCTGGAGACCACCAGCCTCAGCCCGGAGAGCGGCCGTATCTTCATGATCGCCGTGCGCGACAACCGCGGCTTCGAGCGCGTGCTGGAAGCCCGCCGCGCGGCCCAGGAACCCGACCTCATCCAGGCCCTGCTCCAGGTGATCCAGGACCGCGACCCCGACATTCTCGAAAACCACAACATCATGGCCTTCGACCTCCCCTTCCTGATCAGGCGGGCGCAAGTGCATGGCCTGACCTTGAATCTTGGGCGCTCCGGAGGGCCATCTGGGGTCTGGAAGGTCCAGGACGGCCGCTCCACCCCCCACTGGGCCTGCGCCGGCCGCGAGATCGTCGATACCATCGACGCCGTCCGGAGACTCGATCTCCCCAGCGCCAGCCTGAAGGTCGTGTCCCAGCTCTTCGGCATCGCCCCCGAGGACCGGGTCTACATCGAGGGCGCCCAGATCGCCGAGACCTACCGCACCCACCCCGCCACCGTCCGCAAGTACGCCCTGCAGGACGTCGAGGAGGTCGAAGCGCTGGCCCGGCGTGTTCTGGCCCCCGCCTTTGCCCTGGCAAAGATGGCCCCACGTCCCTACCACCGGTTGCCTTATGCGGGCACCGCCACCGGCATGCTCGAACCCATGCTGGTCCGCGCCTACCTTCAGGCGGGCAGAGCCCTCCCTGGTCCCCCCGAGCGCTCGGATGAGCCTCACCGGGGCGGTACCGTTCACCTCTATGCCGAGGGCGTCCTGCCGCGTGTGGTGAAGGCCGACATCGCCAGCATGTACCCCAGCCTGATTCGCGCAGATCGCATCGGTCCCAGGAGTGATCCCCTCGGCGTCTTCCTGCACCTCATGGACCACCTCACTGCCCTGCGCCTGGAGCACAAGGCTGCGGCCCGGAGGGGAGACCCCGGCGAGCACGACGCCATGCAGAGCGCCATGAAGCTGGTTGTCAATTCCGGCTATGGGTACCTCGGCGCCGGCCGCCTCGCGCTCTTCCAGGACCGCGCGGCCGCCGATCAGGTCACCCGCCGTGGCCGAGAGGTCCTGGCTCAGGTCGTCGAAGCCCTCCGCACACGTGGCATGACCCTGATCGAAGCCGACACCGATGGCGTCTTCTTCTCCACCCCCGAAGGCTGGACCGAGGCCGACGAGCGTCGCCTGATCGCCGACCTGGACGCCACGCTGCCCGCCGGCGTCACCCTGGAGTTCGACGGCCGCGCCCAGGCCATGCTCAGCCACGAGGTCAAGAACTACGCCCTCCTGCGCCATGACGGCCGCCTGGAGTTGCGAGGCGCGGCCTTCGAGTCCAGCCGCACTGAGGCCTACGGCCGGGCCTTCCTCCAGCAGGCCTTGCGGGTCCTGCTCTCCGGCAACGTACCTGGGGTGCGCCAGGCCTTCCTCGACACCCAGCACGCGCTAGAAACGCGGGCGTGTACTAACGCGGATGTCGCAAGCCGGGTGCGCCTGACCAAGTCGCCTGAGCAGTACGCGGCCACGCGCGGCAGCCGCCGGGAGGCCACCTACGAAGCCCTGCACGCCCTGGGCTGGAGTTGGCGGGCCGGGGAACGAGTCAGTCTCTACCACCGCATGGGCCAGGGCTTGACGCCCCTCGATGTGAACCCGGATGGGCGGGACTATGACGTGGGACATTACACCGCTGCCCTGGTGGGCACCTACGCCACCCGCCTACGCAAGGGGCTGGCCCCAAGCGACTTCGGGCAGCTCTTCGACGCCTCCACCCAGCCCGGCCTCTTCGACCGCCCCTTCACGGAGATGCACCCGACCTGGGCCCCGACCGCATCGCCAATGACACCATAA